The Candidatus Omnitrophota bacterium DNA segment ACCAGATTCACAGCATATATGGAAATAATTCATCAGTTTTTGTAAAACTTGGGCAAGAAGTCCAACAAGGAGAATTAATTGCAGAAGCGAAAAAAGATATTCTACATTTCGAAATACGTAAGGGACATATACCTCAAAACCCTTTATATTTTCTACCTTAAATGCCAATATTTGAATTCAAATGTAAAAATTGTGGTAATAAATTTGAAGAGTTGATAAAAATGATGTATTTACTAGAAAGTATAACTTGTCCCCATTGTCAAAGCAAAAATCTAGAAAAAATTTTCTCGAAATTCTCTATCGTTCAGTGTGGTAGAGAATCAAATAATGAAACATCCTCATCTACAAATAAATGTTCGGGATGTTCCGCAAGCTCGTGTGCCAGTTGTAATGTTTAATAAAACAACTCGGCTGTAAAAAAGCCTATGTTTACTGATCCTGTTACGGGAAACAATTTTTATGACCGGGAAGAATATTTAGATATACTCCTCAAAAGAGCGAAAGGCTTAGAGAAAGGATACAGACAAAACATCGCTCTATTAGGAGAAGAAACTATCGGAAAGACTTCACTTATTCTGCATTTCCTCTCTAAAATTAAAGAAGATAGCTTTCGCGTTCTGCCCTTCTATTTAGAAATAGACACAGAACTAACATTTGACTATTTCGTTAAAAGGCTTATTTCTATAATACTTTTTAATATCATTAAACTAAATCACAAGACTGCGCCCTCCCATAATATAGA contains these protein-coding regions:
- a CDS encoding zinc ribbon domain-containing protein: MPIFEFKCKNCGNKFEELIKMMYLLESITCPHCQSKNLEKIFSKFSIVQCGRESNNETSSSTNKCSGCSASSCASCNV